ACTGGATATGGTAGACTTAAAAATTGCAAAGAAGCTAAAGATGGTTACCGAGGATTTGGAAAAAAAGAGTAAACAGGTCTATATTGATTCGCTTACATCTCTCAATAACAGACGTTACTTTGAGGAAACTTTAAAAGAAGAAGTCCTACGGTCAAGAGAGTCTGAACTTGACATGAGTGTGCTTTTTATCGATATCGATTTCTTTAAACAGATCAATGACAGTTACGGTCATCACATTGGTGATTTGGTACTGAAAGCAGTTTCAAAGGTGGTCAAAGATACCCTGAGGGTAGAGGACATACCATGCCGTTATGGTGGAGATGAGATGGTGGTTATTTTACCCGAAACAAAGTTGTTAGAGGGAAAACAAGCTGCTGAAAGAATAAAAAAAGCCATGACAAAGCTAAAAATTGATGAGTGTATACAAACGGAAGAACATCGAGATATAAAAATCACTCTCAGTATCGGTGTTACCCAATTAAAGACGGATGAATCGATTAAGGAATTTCTTAACAGAGCTGATTCGGCTCTTTATTGTGCTAAGGAAAATGGAAGAGATCAGGTGGTTGCAAAGTAGGCGGGACATGTAGTTGTATCTAACTGGTAGAGCTAAATTGTTTTTGCTTTTTTACTTCTTTTTCTGTTATATAGCCTTTCATCCGCCAGTGACATTTTTTCAAAGAAACTAAGCTTCGGTTGATCGGAATGGATGACATGACCGATGCTAAAGTCCATTTTCCATTGATTTCCTGAATTGATATTGTATTTCTCAATATTCTCAAATAATCTATTTTCGATTACTTGAGCCGAATCTGAGCGGGTATTGGGTGTACACACCGTAAACTCATCTCCTCCAAGGCGGGCAATTATGTCGGTATCCCGAATAGTGGATTTAAGGATTTTGGCGAAATCACGTATGGCTTTGTCTCCTTCAGAGTGTCCCCATGTATCGTTTATAGCCTTTAGCCCATCCATATCTGCGTAAAAGAGTATGTAATCGGTACCGTTTCTTAAGCTCATTTCATGGTACTTTTCTCCCAGGAGTAAAAAGCCCCGTCTGTTATAAAGCCCGGTGAGGGAGTCGTGAGTTGACATCTCTTCCAGCTTTAGATTACTTTTTCTAAGTTGTTCGAGCACACTGTTGAGCTCTTTTGTTTTCTGCTCTCTTTCATTAAAAATCAGTATGCTTCTATAGGCTGTAGAGATCTGAATGCCAAGGTTTGTGTACACCTGTTCATCTTCTATCGATGCTTCCATCAGGATATAGCCAAACTGTGCTTCACGAAAACTGGCAGCCATCATGATAAAAGCCATGGGTTCATCGGGTAAGCTGATGTTTTCAGGTATTAATTTTCTGGTATGAAAAAGAGTTTTCTCCGGAAGAGTGATCTCTTCACCACGACAATAACCACAGAAAAAGGTTGAAGTTTTCGGTATATCCCACGTTTCATCTTTTTTGTGATTGAAGGGGCGTGGATACATAGACATAAAAAAACTTTTTATTCCAAGTCTTGGGATCTGATCACTTATCTCCTGTTTTAAATCCTTTTTGACAAAAACGCTAAGAATACGTTGAACAGCTTTTGCTTGTACATATGACTCAGTACTGTTTTTGGCTAAAGTTAGCCCAAGAAACAGTTCCCGTATTTCAGCGATTCGGCATTGCATAATAGTAAGAAAGTTTTCATCGACTTTGTTATATTTGTCGAGTATGTAACGAAGGTTAAAGAGTAAATCATCCCAAAAATTGATATCTTCATGGCGAGAAACAGTTAAATACAGAAGATCTATAAACTCTGCTTCCTTAGTAACCCGAACAGATTGTTCATCAAGATTAACTGTTTTAAATTGTTCAAGCCATGTAGACACCCGGTTCTTTAATTCTATATCTTTAAACTTTATTTGGGGCTCTAATTGATCGGTTACTTTTTTGCCTGAGCATTTGAGATTCCACCGTGAGCAGGCTGTAGACCAGCGATAAACAACTCTTGTGGGCAGAACCGTTTTTTTTGCAACGCTTTTCCCATTAATGATCTGTTCAAGAAGTTCAACAGCTTTGTAGGCGACCTGTTCAAGAGGTTGCTCTATTGAGGTTAAAGGGGGAAAAGAGTATCGGGCAGGCGCTATGTTGTCAAATCCAGTTACAGCGATATCATTTGGTATGGTTATGTTCCTCTTTTTAAGCTCTTCATATACACCAAAGGCAGCGTAATCATTTGAACAGACGATTACCTCTGGCCAGGGGAGTCCCGACTCTTCCATCTGTCGCACTGCTTTTACGCCACCCGTTTTCCAGAAATCACCGGGTAAAATTGCTCTGGGGTCAACCTCAAGACCAACATCTTTCATCCCCTGAAGAAATCCTTCCAGCCTAATCTGTGCTTCGGTATTGTTTTTGGGGCCACCAACAAAAGCAAAATTGCGCTTACCGTGTTCATGAAACAGATGGCTTACAAGTTCTCTGATACCGGAGCTGTTATCAACCAGTATTCCCGGATGTCCTTCAACCGGTTCGTTTACGGTAACCAAAGGGGTTTTCTTGTAATGCTGTAAAATATTGCTTAGTTCTGATTTTTTCGAATAATTATATATAATGCTTGGCAGGAGTATTAATCCGTCTACGCATTCCTCTGAGAGCATGTAATACATGATGTTACTCTGATATTCGTACTTATAACTCATATCGGTGTTCATTGAGCCGCAAATCATAATAAGCAGGTTTATATCCCTTTCAAGGGTTGCCTTCTTGACCGACTTGGAGAGAAATGAGTCGTAGTAGGTGTTGAGGTTTCCAGCTAAAATGGCGATAGTTTTTCTGTTTGATTTATCGCATAAAAGCTTTTTCATCTATTATGTGCTCTTGGTTTAGTATAAATAATAGTGTTTTTATGTTTTATGAGTATAGAGTACTTATAGGTGTTTTTCAAGCAAAATGTGGCAAAGATAGTCGCTCATCACTACTCGTTTGATAGCATAAACAAAATTCTTATGGAAAAAACATTGACTATGACCCGAGTTGGAACGTATATATAGGGTAGGGGGGTATGGTAGGCAGAACTCCCCAAATAGTCAGGAACAGAGTAACGTAAGGGGTACTAAATGGGGACCGGAAAAAACGAACGATCCGATCACGAGCTT
This portion of the Chitinispirillales bacterium ANBcel5 genome encodes:
- a CDS encoding diguanylate cyclase — translated: MKASINGLNRYALQFAGKLCGTIEDMTGVHFKVKKSTLKEAAFCTGKNMVVFIPFAGTIQGNCIVALDEKVALRLIGSAEDPEQKPWEVRSEIADAVKEILNIALGQLMVQLEIDFGVLSYSSAIVAFGEVVFPKVASSSLLIEGDPGDIECGFSLDMVDLKIAKKLKMVTEDLEKKSKQVYIDSLTSLNNRRYFEETLKEEVLRSRESELDMSVLFIDIDFFKQINDSYGHHIGDLVLKAVSKVVKDTLRVEDIPCRYGGDEMVVILPETKLLEGKQAAERIKKAMTKLKIDECIQTEEHRDIKITLSIGVTQLKTDESIKEFLNRADSALYCAKENGRDQVVAK
- a CDS encoding GGDEF domain-containing protein, which produces MKKLLCDKSNRKTIAILAGNLNTYYDSFLSKSVKKATLERDINLLIMICGSMNTDMSYKYEYQSNIMYYMLSEECVDGLILLPSIIYNYSKKSELSNILQHYKKTPLVTVNEPVEGHPGILVDNSSGIRELVSHLFHEHGKRNFAFVGGPKNNTEAQIRLEGFLQGMKDVGLEVDPRAILPGDFWKTGGVKAVRQMEESGLPWPEVIVCSNDYAAFGVYEELKKRNITIPNDIAVTGFDNIAPARYSFPPLTSIEQPLEQVAYKAVELLEQIINGKSVAKKTVLPTRVVYRWSTACSRWNLKCSGKKVTDQLEPQIKFKDIELKNRVSTWLEQFKTVNLDEQSVRVTKEAEFIDLLYLTVSRHEDINFWDDLLFNLRYILDKYNKVDENFLTIMQCRIAEIRELFLGLTLAKNSTESYVQAKAVQRILSVFVKKDLKQEISDQIPRLGIKSFFMSMYPRPFNHKKDETWDIPKTSTFFCGYCRGEEITLPEKTLFHTRKLIPENISLPDEPMAFIMMAASFREAQFGYILMEASIEDEQVYTNLGIQISTAYRSILIFNEREQKTKELNSVLEQLRKSNLKLEEMSTHDSLTGLYNRRGFLLLGEKYHEMSLRNGTDYILFYADMDGLKAINDTWGHSEGDKAIRDFAKILKSTIRDTDIIARLGGDEFTVCTPNTRSDSAQVIENRLFENIEKYNINSGNQWKMDFSIGHVIHSDQPKLSFFEKMSLADERLYNRKRSKKAKTI